A window of Amycolatopsis tolypomycina genomic DNA:
TGCCCGGCATGATCCACGCCGGCGATGTCACCGAGCGGGCCTTCACCTCCCGCGGCTGGACCTGGGGCGGGTCCTGGGACACCCCGATCGACTACCAGCACTTCGAGAAGCCCTGACGGACAAAAAACAGAGTCCAGGATCGTCGCCGGGCGGCGGTCCTGGGCGGACCTCAGCCGCGGCGGGCGTTCTGCAGTGCGAGGCCGCGGGGGGTTGCCGCGCGGGTGATCAATGCGAACGCGCCGTCGCAGAGCAGGGCGAGCGCCACCGCGGCCAGGCCGCCCGCGAAGATCGCTCCGTAACCCTGTGCTCCCAATGCGAAGCCGTCGACTATGTAGCGGCCCAGGCCGCCGCCGTCGTTGACGATTGCTCCGATGGCCACCGTTGCTATCAGCTGGAGGAACGCCACCCGTGCGCCCGCCAGGATCACGGGGGAAGCCAACGGGAGCTCGAGGCGGAGCATGATCTGCCACTCGCGGTGGCCCGTTCCGCGGGCCGCGTCGATCGTCTCCTGCTCCAGGGACACCACGCCCGCGTACGTGTTCGTGAACAACGGGGGCATCGCCAACGCGACCAGGGCGAGCAGCAACGGCCAGAACGCCGTGTCCAGCTCCCAGCGGCTCGCCAGGAACCAGAACAG
This region includes:
- a CDS encoding ABC transporter permease, with product MSFLDQLNAWLADPNRWSWTDKAGVPYRTLEHLRFSLLALAIAAVLTIPAALWLAHYRRGAFLASSAVNIGRAIPSFGLIILFWFLASRWELDTAFWPLLLALVALAMPPLFTNTYAGVVSLEQETIDAARGTGHREWQIMLRLELPLASPVILAGARVAFLQLIATVAIGAIVNDGGGLGRYIVDGFALGAQGYGAIFAGGLAAVALALLCDGAFALITRAATPRGLALQNARRG